A stretch of Mobula birostris isolate sMobBir1 chromosome 2, sMobBir1.hap1, whole genome shotgun sequence DNA encodes these proteins:
- the LOC140211550 gene encoding AN1-type zinc finger protein 6-like produces MAQETNQTQVPMLCPTGCGFYGNPRTNGMCSVCYKEFLQKQNNSERISPSGTASNPSSDPALVQSTESSQQGSTSTVVSSTAPAMAAASDSSSPTVPMDTSETKETTMEQKLEASSLAADDPHGSQEDPEKSPEKNKKRNRCFLCKKKVGLTGFECRCGNLYCSVHRYSDMHDCHFDYKADAAEKIRKENPMVVGEKLQKI; encoded by the exons ATGGCTCAGGAGACTAACCAGACGCAAGTGCCTATGTTATGTCCGACAGGCTGTGGTTTCTACGGAAACCCCCGCACAAATGGAATGTGCTCCGTCTGCTACAAGGAATTTCTACAGAAACAGAACAACAGTGAGAGAATCAGTCCATCGG GCACAGCCAGTAACCCATCGTCAGATCCTGCGCTGGTGCAGAGCACCGAATCCTCCCAGCAGGGCTCCACGTCTACAGTGGTGTCTTCCACGGCCCCAGCCATGGCAGCTGCCTCGGACAGCAGCAG CCCAACAGTGCCGATGGACACTTCGGAAACAAAAGAGACGACAATGGAACAGAAGTTGGAAG CGTCGTCGTTGGCAGCGGACGATCCGCATGGATCCCAGGAAGATCCAGAAAAGTCACCGGAGAAGAACAAGAAACGGAATCGTTGCTTCCTTTGCAAGAAGAAAGTGGGATTGACGG GCTTCGAGTGTCGGTGTGGAAACCTGTACTGCTCGGTGCACAGATATTCCGACATGCATGACTGTCACTTCGACTACAAAGCGGATGCAGCCGAGAAGATCCGGAAGGAAAATCCCATGGTGGTCGGGGAGAAGTTGCAAAAAATTTAA